The Anomalospiza imberbis isolate Cuckoo-Finch-1a 21T00152 chromosome 13, ASM3175350v1, whole genome shotgun sequence genome includes the window cCAAGGAGGACAGACGTCAGAAGGGAGCACAAACCTAACTTTTAAGCTACAAACAGACCTCAGGGAGAGTTGCTGTTTGCGCAAGGATGGATGAAGGGATCAGATGTTGTCGGGTGTTTGCATGAATTTCTTCCCAGGGAGCTGAAGCACAGCTGGAGACAGCAAAAGTCATTTTAATCTGTGCCCCACACACACTCTCTTCCCTGAGGGTGCTGCTCTCAGAGCCCTAATCCTTGTGGGGGATAGTGGTGGTGCGCAGGGACCCTGATTTTGGGGGGAGGATAGTGGAGGTGTGCAGATTTGGGCCAGGgatgtgcaggcagcagctgaagggGGCTGGTGTTTTGACTTCTGCATGTGCCAGAGGAAGTGAAACCGGGAAGTGTCTTTGGCTGcctctctgttttatttttttttttttcccacaactCCACTTCATTATCCAGTTTCTCTATGCCTTGGCCGCAAGTTGGAAAGAGCTATCAATAGTACATTGTTGGCTGGAGGGtagagggaggagggaagggaataACAAAGCTGCCAACAGCTTTTCGGGGGTGGGGACGGCACAAAGTGCTTTGTCATCCTCTCGACATCCTCTACTACTGAACACACACTGGCCCATTGATAGCCCCAGGCACACCAAGGAGCACAGAACAGCCTGCTTTGCCCCCAGACATCTCCTGGTGTATTTAAACTGCCTTTTCTCCAAGAGGTGCCTGCTCTAGCACTTGGGAATGCTGCCCCAGCGCCCTGTCTAGCAAACCTGGGGGAGGGAATATGTGGAGGAAGAATATTAGTGCTTCCTGTAGAAAGATGGTTTTGGTGGTAGGTGGTAAGCAGAGATCCGTGATGAATTCTGCCTTGTGCATTTGCAAATTATGTTTTTGGCACTCAGAGATGCCAACTTGTAGTAGTTTGTTTGCAACTGGCACAGGCAAGTtacaaggccaggttggatggggcttggagcaacctggtgtagtggaaggtgtccctgcctatgaCAGCAGGTGGAACTGGAAgggttttaaggtccctcccagcccaaaccagtctgATTCGTGTTTCTAGGCATCTGAGGGGGTTCTGACAGTGCAGCTCTGTACTTGGTGTTTGGATACTTAAGCCTGTCTGCCTCGTGGACAGGGATTAGAGTGGAAAAACACTGCATTGGGAACCGCTTCAAGTGAGAAGTTTCAGGGCAGACAGTGGTTGTCAGAACAGCTGCAGAATTTATCCACTTCAGCCTCGCTCCATGCTCATGGAAGCCCTCCCTGACAGCATTGTTTTGGTGGTGCTTCCATagctttgtgctgctgtgtttcagaATGGGAGCACTGGAGAAGGACTGTTTTTCCTGCATGGCTTTTGCAGGCTGTGCTACAGGAACATCGctgggccccagcacagagctttTGTGGTGCTGAGAGAGGAAACAAGGCTCcagaagtaaaataatttgctttgaTGAGCTTCCTAAAAGCCAGAGCCTGTGTCCAAAGTGATTCTGGAGGACTGTGTCTAGGACTTCCAAATAAACTTGGAAACTGCAAGGGAAATATGTTTTCTTGCTGTTCAAAGTACCTCTGTGGGGTGAACTTGTAATTTTTAGGGTGGGGTGGAGGATGCTTGCATGGTGCTTCATGTGTGTGTGAAAATGTTGCGATGGACATTGTGGAGTGTATTGAAGAACCAACCCTTTCACTTCTCCTGGGTTTGAAAATGTGAAACTTAAACCTTCTCCTCCTGGGCCCTGTTGATCTATTTGTAGATATTTGCCTCTAGAAAATGTGTGCTCATCTGGTCATGTGTTCCCAGccatctgctcctggcagccTTCCAGGCCTCCCTTATTAGCATGAGGTTGCTCAGCACTCTCTGGGTTCCTGGCTCTAGCCCCATGTCCGTTCCCAACAAAACACTCTGGGTTCTGGTGTCACTGGgttctgctgcctctggggcaGTGGATGGTTTCAGTGTTGATATCTGAGGAGCAAGGATACAAATGATTTGGGGGTTTGAGAAGCTGGAGCCTCCAAAACGTGATCCCTGCAAGTGTAACACGgtgttctctctctttttcttgcAGTAGTATTTTACCTTTGAGTAactgtccccagctgcagtgctgcaggcacATCGTTCCAGGGCCTCTGTGGTGCTCCTGATGCCCCTCACCCACTGTCGAAGATCCCCGGTGGGCGAGGGGGTGGCAGGGATCCTTCTCTTTCAGCTCTGATATATAAGGTGAGATGCATTTAACATCTAAACATTGACCTGTACCTGTGCTACAGCTGTGTTCATTTCCTTTCACAGTCTGATGGGAATAAATGCAAAGAACTCTGAGGTAATAAATGAGAGAACGGGTAATTTTTCAGGGACTGAGCTGCAGACAGGTCTCTGCTGCTTAAATATCACCTGTTTATTAAGAAATGAGAGACCATTGTGCAGCAGATCATTCACTAacctgtccccaggggcctgctGCAGCTATTGTACATGGAGCCTGCATTATCAAAACGTGAAAGGGCTTCTGAAATGCCTGGCAGAGAAAGGAAGTGAGAAGCAGAAAGGTGAAATGCAGCAAGGGAGGGGTTGATAAGCCCCTTCCTGCACCCTGCTCCGGAAGGTGAAGCTTTCAGGGCCTGGGAGCTGCCTGAACCGAGGTGCAGGTGGGAGAGGCAGCTCCCAGACAGGGCTGTTTCTAGAACAtgagcacaggcagggcaaGATCAGCAAGGGTTTGTGTCTGCAGACTTGCAGCTGTCTCATTTTGTGTTCCTGTTTGTTCCATGGGACCTTTCCTTTCGAATGAGGAGACCTGGCTGCTCCTTCCTCTAGAGTCATTTGTGTGACCTGGCTCACATCTGTCTCCTTTCTGGAACAAGGgcttcttttccctttaaatgAGGCAGACTGAATTTATGCTGACCTTGCACATTTGGCTATTGAGCCAGGGGTGTTGTCATAGGTGTTAGACCTGATTTTTAATTAACCCGTGGGTGGCACACAGACGTCACCTGATGAAAAGATACAGACCCTTTCAGGCCACAGCTCCCAGAGTCTCCTCTTGGAGTTCCTGAGAGAATCACAGACCTTGTGGTTGCTTTCAGAGTTTCCTTTGGTGAGTTTTCAGAACTTTCCTCACCTGCTTCCCTTGCAAAATGCCAATCTCTGAGCCTCCAGTGACAAGGTCCCATCAGTTTAATGCTCAAGGTGAATTGTCACAGATGTTTGGGGGGGTACAAACTCCAGAGAAGCAGCACAATGGGCTTCCTGTCACAGAAAGAAGATATAAAAATAGCTTCAAGAAAGCTCAGGACAAGTAATGAATTCCCTCTGGGTGGGAAATGGGACCCTGCAGCCAGAATTCCTGCCAGCCAGCTTTGCCAAGCCTTGTGTGTGCACCAGGCAAGGCACAGAGGTAGAAAATGGGCTCAGCATGGAGGAGGAAGGTGGCAGGAATAATGATTTGGAGACTTTGGAGTGTTTGATTCCAGTACAGCCGCAAACTTGCACCCAGATAGCCGCATCCCAGAAATATGGATGGAATTCCTCCTGGATTTATTGCTTGACAAAACTAGCAGAATCCGTCAGAAAATCAGCCCCTTCTGTAACAAAGAAttatagaatagtttgggttggaaaaacCCTCtaaggtcattgagtccaactgttcATCAGCACTGCCCACGTTCACCACtagcccatgtccccaagtgccaaaTCCACAGGGCTTTTAAACCCCTCCAGTGATGGTGAttccacttctctgggcagctctgccagggctggacagtcttttcagtgaaaacattttccctaatatccaacctgctCTGGCCTGGAAATGGTTGAGGTAATTTCCTCTCATCCCAttccttgttccctgggagcagagcttgactcccacctggctgcaccctcctgtcaaGGAGTTGTAGAGAGCATGAAGGTCTCCCATGAACCCTCTTTCCTCCTGACTGAGcccacccagctgctcctcatcaaaCTTGTgttccagccccttccccaactctgttcccttctctgggcatgctccagcccctcaatgtctgTCATGGAATGAGGGGCCCAGAAGTGACCCCAAGATTTAAGGTGTGTCAGACCTTGGACTGGTGACACGGTTCTGTCTGCCCCCTCAGTGGCCTGCTCAGTCTGGCAGTACTGTAGTTACAGCAGCTGAGCTTTTCAGCCAGCAGCCACCAGCATGACCTGGAAAGGCATCTGGATCTGAAAGTTTAAGTCCTTTTTTCCAGCTGTATCAGCTGTTCCAGTCCGAGGGATGACCTTTCTGAACACACCTGCCTCTGCCGGTGCATGCAGCATTCGGATACACCACTGCCATAAACTGGGACTTCCTGTAACTGTTGGAATTTTTGTGTTAAGAGCCTTAATTTAAGCTCAGCcctccagctggagctgggaatgccaCAGTGACTGGTGTGGGGGCTGCCCAGCTGAGATGTGCCCTGGCTGGCAGATTTGGCTGGCAGACTTGCAGGTGTAGCACATGGCAGCAGCGGGTGCTTCCACAGCTTTCTCCAGCCACTTGGCCAGGGTGGATCATAACATCCTTCCTTCTGACCCTGCCAATGTACCAAGGCTTCCCCCCATCCTTCCTGGGACAtctgaggagcagagcagggctggaaaatCTTGTGCTCAGTGAATTGGAGCCAAGTGGAAGTTGGTCTTTGCAGCTTTGCGATGCTGAAATGGAgctggagggctggggagccagGGTTTGGGCAGCTGGGTAAAATTCAGTCTGGTGGCAGGGGGTTTTGTCCACAGGAACATGGCAGGGGGATTTTGTgtggggatttttccagggtGAACTAAAACCAAATGCTTATTGTGTAAACAAGATTTTGCTTTGACCAGCTTCCAAAGAATTTTAGGGTGCTGTTGCTGCTTCACAGGAGCAGCCCACAGaacctttctcttctccagcatCTCTGTTTGGATACCTAGAAATAAAGTGtcagctgccccagccaggctgtgtaAACGTAATTCCCActgaactgggggaactggttCTGCTAATCCCTGTGGTTGTGCTGCCTTTGGCTCCTGGGCTTTCAcaggggggtttcagtggaacaATCTCACTGGACATAATTTCTGGTGACAAGGAAGTTCTCAACCGAATGGCTTAGAATGCTTTTCCCTTCCTATGGCAGTGCCAGTCTTCCCACTCAAAGGCACACCTCCCATGTGTCAATCCCAGCCTGCTTTCCTTGCCTTCCTCACCCAGTTTCAGTTTTGTGAGCATGGGAAAAGCATGATCTGTGAGCTTTCTGGAGAGAAGGATGTTTTCTGGAATAGAAGCACTTTCTGCACTGAAACAACAACTGTAAAGGGTTCTGTGAAGTCACTACTGAAGGATATGCATATAAGCCTCTTGGATTTGTTTTTTGTAAGAACTTCTGCATTCAGCCCTGCCTCTCTCTGCTGGCTCCATCGCAGCCACAGCTTGACCTCACTGGAACAGCTCTCAGTGCATTTCTTGGTGTGCTCAGCCACTCATACTTCCTTTAAACTCAATGAATAAACTTGTTTCCTACAGGATATTTATTCTGGTGAAGTGTAAACTTGTTTTTCAGCTCAGCTTTGTGAGCTTTCAATGAAAGGCAACTTCCTCTGCTCGGCTTTCAGAAGCCAAGCAGCTTCCAATTTGCACACGGTATTACTTTGTCACCAGTGTGAATGTCCTCGGAGGCTTCTCTGTCATACAGCAGTCAACCAAGGGGCATCTATTTTAAGACAAGAGATAATAGGAATTAAAGCACTGGGACAGTGGCTTGAGGTGCCTGTAAGGCTTGTAAGGAGCTGCTGAATTAATCActctgttaaaataaaatatctggAGGCTGGAGAGCACTCTCCCAATGACCCAGATGAGTGAACCACTGCCCACCCACCTGCTGAGGAGGGAGGGACACATGGCTCTCCAGGTGCTCTCATGACTTGGGTATCTGCTTTACTTCTGCCCTTCAAAGCTGCGCAGGTGCCTGTGAAtgtgagggacagggacacacgaGCTGTCACCAAGTACAGGGGACAGTTCAGCTTCCTTGCAGTAACAGCGTTAACTCCGGGCTCTGCTTCTTTCGCTGGGGCTCTTTGCACTGAAACGTGGAAATCATTACTGGGCAAGCCAAGTGTCTGAAGGAATGGGGCTTTAACCACTGAATTGTTTTCTAGGAACTGCTGAGCTGATCCCAAGTAATCTGCATCCTTCCATGGGGAAGGACATGTGCATTTGTGGTCTCTGGAAAAGACCTCCTCACAAGCTTCAGATCTGCTCTGGAATTTCCCTGCACTCTGTGTTTTCCTCCCTTACACCAGGAGGCAAACCATAAAATCTGGGAAAGCAATTTGTGGTCACTCCTGGAACAGAAAGGCTGTGTTGGGGATGGGGGAGGCACCAAACCTGGCTGGGCTGTGGTAGCAGAAGCTCTGCGTTGGGTGTTGGGTCCAGTTGTGTTCTTGGAAGGGCAGTTCATGAAGCACCACCAGATGTGGCTGGAGCCTGCAGTGAAGGAGTGGAGTCTTCTACTCAGAAATTTAATATTATGTCAGTATGTAAAACTACATTCTCTTAACAGAAAAACATGGCTAGAAATTACTCTGAGGGCTGAGAACTGTGTGATGTGTCCCTGAGCCAgcaaaagagaagggaaaagcaTAATCCTCTTCTCAGTAAAACCCTAAGATCATTTCTTTGCATTTGCTTTCTCCAGTTGTCCCCTGGCTGTTCAGGActtttatgtttttcattttcccagGATGAGAAGATCACTGTTAGCCAAGATGTCCCAGTGCATGAAGGGAAGCCTCACATTGTCCACTTCCAGTACAAGGTCACAGAGGTGAAGACCTCCTCCTGGGATGCAGTGCTCTCAAACCAGAGCCTCTTTGTGGAAATCCCTGATGGATTATTAGCTGATGGAAGCAAAGAAGGGTAAGTTCTGATCCTGAAGGTGTAGCCATGGCTCCTGGAGGGCAGGACTTCGGTTACATAAGTGATTGTGGACGgacaccccatccctggaagtgttccaggccacgttgaatggggcttggagcaacatggtctagtggaaagtgtccctgcccatggcaggagttggaacgagatgagctttaaggtcccttccaaaccatcctgg containing:
- the OAZ2 gene encoding LOW QUALITY PROTEIN: ornithine decarboxylase antizyme 2 (The sequence of the model RefSeq protein was modified relative to this genomic sequence to represent the inferred CDS: deleted 1 base in 1 codon), with protein sequence MINTQDSSILPLSNCPQLQCCRHIVPGPLWCSDAPHPLSKIPGGRGGGRDPSLSALIYKDEKITVSQDVPVHEGKPHIVHFQYKVTEVKTSSWDAVLSNQSLFVEIPDGLLADGSKEGLSALLEFAEEKMKVNYVFICFRKSREDRAPLLKTFSFLGFEIVRPGHPAVPLRPDVMFMVYPLDQSSSSDEE